The sequence below is a genomic window from Halolamina litorea.
GCGGACATCTACGTCCCGCCTCGCGGGCTCGTCGGGAAGGACCCCGAGGCGATGCTCGAGACGGTCCACCGCCGAAGCCGGACCGTCCTCGACGCCATGAGTTCGGGCCAGTGCCCGTGGTGTGCCGCCGAGGTAGCCGTCGAGATCCGGGATGGCGACGGGTCACTTCCATCGCTGCACGACACCCGGGATCTCGAAGCCTACGCCGTCTTCCGGTGTACGAACTGCACCGGGTTCAACTACACCCCTGTCTCACAGGTGCTGCTCTATCACCCGGCGGCCATCGCGTTCTACCACGAGCACGGCCGGGACCTGACGGCGGTGCCGAAGTGGGAGCTCCGGTGGGCGGTCACCGACGAGACGACCGAGGTGCTCGGCAGGGACCCGTGGCGGTTCCGGGTTCGCGTGCCGCTCCCAGGAGAGACACTCGTCGCGGTGATCGACCAGCACCTCGACGTGGTCGAGAGTCGGATCGAAGAGGCCGAGGGGTAATCAGGCGGCCGGGAGAACGAGCGACTACTCCAGTTCCGGCGTTTTCTCCCCGGCCGGCACCACCACTTCGAGCCAGTTCTCCTCGGGCGGCAACGGACAGGAGAACGTCTCGCTGAACGCACAGAACGGCGAGTACGCGAGGTTGAAGTCGAGCGTGACGGTGTCGCCCGTCTCGAGTTCACCCTCCGGTTCGAACTCCATGTAGCGCCCCCCGTGGTAGGTCTGCTGGCCCGTCGTCTTGTCCCGGAACGGCACGAACAGGGTGTCCTCCTCGCTGTTCTCCTGCCGGTAGGCGTGGAGCTCACAGTCCTCGCCGCGGAGTTCGAAGGCGAACGTGGCGACGCGGAGGTACCGCACCGGCGGCCCGTTGGTCGTCTCCATCTCGACGGGTTCGGGTTCGTCGTGGACCTCGGCCACGGCGGCGACCCGGAAGTCCTCGTTCGGCTCGAAGTAGTCGAGCCCCTCGAACCCGTCGCGGTGTTCAGGCGGGACCGGCGACTGTGGGTGTTCGGCGAAGAAGCGGTCCTTCTCCTCGCGGTTGGCGCGGAGTTGCTGCTCCCAATCGGTGGTTTCGCTCATGGGCGTGGTTGGGCCCGGGAAGCCATGAGTCCGGCGTTCCTCACGGTGACCCGTGACCTGCGGCGCTCCCCAGCGTCGACGCCCGTGGGCTGCCGCGAAGCCAACCCCTAACACGTGGGGTTCGCTACCACGGATCGATGAAGGTCATCGACTGCGGCACGCTGGTAGACGGCACCGGGAAGAAACCGCTCGAGGACGCACGTATTCTCGTGGAAGACGGCCGCGTCGTCGAAGTCGGCCCCGCCGAATCCGTCGACGCGCCCGAGGACGCCGAGCACGTCGACCACTCCGGGGAGACGGTGATCCCGGGACTGATCGACGCCCACCTGCACCTCAAGGGAACGCGCTCGATGGAGCCGTTCGACTGGATCCGGGAGTCGAGCGAACTCAACACCGCGCGGGCCAGCGCCGACGCGCGGACGCTGCTGGAGGCGGGCTTCACCGCAATCCGTGACGTCGGGAGCGAGGCCGGAATCCCGCTGCGCAACGCCATCGACGAGGGGACCCTCCCCGGGCCGCGCATCTTCACCAGCGGCCAGAGTTTCTCCCAGACCGCCGGCCACGGCGACGCCCACTACCTCCCCTACGAGTGGGCGACCAGCGAGGCCGCCGGCGGCGACGGCATCGTCGACGGCGCCGACGAGTGTCGGAAGGGCGTCCGCCGGCGCATCCGTGAGGGCGCGGACCTCATCAAGATCATGACGACCGGCGGCGTGCTCAGCGAGAAGGACGCCCCCGACCAGAGCCAGTTCACCGACGCCGAGATCCGGGCGTTCACCGAGGAGGCCCACCGCGTCGGCATCCCCGTGGCCTCCCACGCGCAGGGCGCGCCGGGGATCAAGTCCGCACTGGAGAACGGCGTGGACACGATCGAACACGGCTTCTACATCGATCAGGAGTGTATCGATCTCTTCGAGGAGACCGGCGGGATATTCGTGCCGACGCTGGCCATCGTCTACCGGCTCGTCGAACACGGGGCGGAGCACGGCGTCCCCGACTACGGCCTGCGGAAGGCCCGCGAGGCCCACGAGGCCCACGTCGAGTCGACCAAGCGCGCCTACGAGGCCGGCGTTCCGGTCGCCCTCGGGACCGACTTCCTCGGGCCCGAACTCGTCCCGCACGGCAAGAACGCGATGGAGGCCGAACTGTTCGTCGAGGAGGTCGGCATGAGCGAACACGAGGCCATCGTCGCCGGCACGGGGACCGCCGCCGAAACGGTCGCTGCCGACGACATCGGCACGCTCACGGTCGGCAACCACGCCGACATCGTCGCGTTCGAGGACTCGCCACTCGACGATATCTCGAACCTCTACGAGCCCGACGCGGTGTACAAGGGCGGCGAGACGGTCTGAGCGAGGCTATCGGAGCCGATCCACTTCTTTCGCGATCTCTCGACGCTTCAGCAGCGAGAACCCGGAGATGATGAGCAGGAAGCCGGCGACCGTCGCCAGCGTGACCACCTCGTCGAGCACCAGCCAGCCCGACAGCGCCGCGAATATCGGCGCGACGTAGGAGACGAGGTTGATCTCGATGGGACCCAACCGGTCCAGCAGTTCGAAGTAGATCAGGAAGCCGAGCGCGCTCGCGAGGATCGAGAGGTAGAGCAGGCTGAGGACGATCCCGGGCGTGAGTTCGAGCGACGTCGGCGACTCACCGAGCCCGAGGCTGAGCGCGTGCATCAGCAGCGCGCCGAGCAGCATCGACCAGCCCTCCATCGACTCGATGGCGAGGTCGCTGTCGAGCCGGCGCGTGAGCACGCTGCCGAGCGCGAACGACGCCGCGGCGGCGACGATGAGCAGCTTCGCACCCATCCCGCCCGACAGCAGCGCGTTCGGGTCAGGGTTCGTGAGGACAACCGCGCCGACGAGACCGAGCAGCAGGCCGAACAGCCCGATCGCTTCGAGCCGTTCCTCGGGGACGAACACGCGAGCGAAGCCGGTCGTCAGCAGCGGGCTCAGACTCACCAACACGGCCGCCGAGCCGCTGGTGACGGCGTCGTCGGCCTCGCCGATGAACAGGAACGCGTGGTAGGCCGCGATCAACAGCACGGCGCCGACGGCGACGGTCGCCCACTGGTCGCGCCCCCGCGGGAGCGGGTCGTCGAGTACCCACCAGGCGTAGCCGAGCATCAACACGCCGGCGATGTCGTAGCGAACCGCCGCGAACAGCACCGGCGGGAAACCGGCGTCCAGCCCGGCCTTGATGGCCATGAACGCCGAGCCCCAGATCGCTGCAAGCAGCAGGAAGAGTCCGAGGTTCCGATAGCGAGACACGAGACAACCGAGCGCGAGGGGGGGCTTAGGGGTACTGCTTTCGCCCAATCAGGCCGCGCCCGCGGCGTCGCGTTCCGTCCGGAGACCGCGCAGCAGGTCCTGGCGGGTGATGATCCCCACCAGTTCCTCGCCGTCGAGCACGGGCAGGCGGTTGATGTCCCGTTCGGGGTCGGCGAGCAGGTCGAGCAACACGTCGATGCTCGCGTCCACGTCGACGGTCACGGGGTCGGGCGTCATCACCGAACTGATCGGGTCGTCGGCGTGGGCGGCGATATCCACGTCGTCGCCGGGCAGGTCGAACGCGTAGGTCAGCGTGTCGACGATGGGCGGGATACCGATCGGGATCCAGAGCACGCGGTCCTCGACCTCGAACAGGTCCACGAGGTCGCCCTCGGTGACGACGCCCGCGAGTCGGCCGTCCTCGTCGACGACCGGGAAGCCGCTGTAGGTCACGTCGGCCAGTTTGGCGAGCACTTCGCCGACTTCGTCGTCGAGTGCGACGGTCTCCACGTCGGTCGTCATCACGTCTGCGGCGTTCATACGTGAGCTATCGGGCGGGGGATACGTCAACGTTGCTGCCGGACTGGGAGGCGGCGACGGCCAGCCGCCGATGTGTGCAAAAAGGACCGCGGGCGCCGCTACTCGTGCAGGTGGCAGGCGATCACGGTGTCGTCGCGGCCGGGCGTCGCGTCGGGTTCGGTCGTCTCACAGACCGTCTCGAAGCGCTCCCGGAGCGTCTCGGCGGCACCGTCGAGGTCCCCGCCAGCGGCCGCTTCGAGCGCCTCGTCGACGACCGCCGCGTTCTCGCCGTCGAGTCCCGGGACCTCCTGTTCGCGGTAGTCTGCCGGCCCGACCTCCCGCACGGCTTCCGGGTCGAGGTCGCCGCCTTCGACCGCCTCGCGGAGGTTCATCACCGCACGGAACGCCGCCTGCTCGATCTCGACGTCCTCGGGCGGGATCACCTTCGGACAGCGGGTTCGGAACCGACAGCCCGAGGGGGGGTTCCGCGGCGACGGCACGTCGCCCGAAAGCGTCGCCACCCGGCGACCCTGCTCGCTCACCTCCGCACGCGGGACGCTCGCGAGCAGCGCCTCGGTGTAGGGGTGATCGGGGTTCTCGAATATCTCGTCGGTCGGCCCGAGTTCGGCGATCCGGCCGAGGTACATCACCGCCACCCGGTCACAGATGTGCCGGACGACGCTGAGGTCGTGGGCGATGAACAGGTACGTCAGGCCGAACTCGTCCTGCAGGTCGTCGAGGAGGTTCAGCACCTGTGCCTGCACGCTCACGTCGAGCGCCGAGACCGGTTCGTCGAGGACGATGAAGTCCGGATCGAGCGCGAGCGCCCGGGCGATGCCCACACGCTGGCGCTGGCCGCCGGAGAACTCGTGGGGGTAGCGGTCGATCTGGTCGGCCGAGAGCCCAACCCGTTCGAGCAGTTCGCCCGCCCGGGCCCGGCGGACCGCCCCCTCGCTCCCCGTCACGGTCACCTCGACCCGGAGTTCGTTCTCACCTTCCTCGACGGTCGCGCCGAGGAGGTCCTCGTGGACCCCGACGGTCGCTTCGGGGCCGTCCTCGCCCTGCCGGACCGTCACCGGCACGCGGGCGACGCCGTTCTCAGGGTCGACGACGCGGTCGATGTCGTCGGCCACGTCGACCTCGACCATCCGGTCGATCCCCTCGCCGACGGTGATCTCGGCGTCGGTGCCGACCGTCGGGTCGGACTCGGGGAGCCCGTGGATCCGCATCCCCTCGGCGACGACGGCGCCGACGGTCATCCGCGGGTCGAGACTGGAGAACGGGTCCTGGAAGACGATCTGAGCGCGCCGGCGGAACGCGGCCATCGACGTGTCGTCGAGGTCGAACACCTCCTCGCCGTCGAAGGCGACGGTGCCGCCGGTGGCCTCGCGCAGTCGGAGCAGCGTCTCGCCGGTCGTCGACTTCCCGCAGCCCGACTCGCCGACGAGTCCCAGCGTCTCGCCCTCCCGTACGTCGAAACTGATGCCGTCGACGGCTTTCACGCTGGTCGCCTCGCGGCCGAGCACGCGGTCGAGCAGGCCGCCGCCGTCCTCGTAGTACTTCCGGAGGTTCCGGACTTCGAGCAGCGGTTCGGCGCCGTTGGAGCGTGTTCGATCACTCGACGGGTGCGAGCCGTCGGCGCCGTCGGGGGCGGTCTCAGTCATCGCTCACCTCCGGGGCCGCGGCGGGTGCAAGCGCCTCCGCGGGGTCGTACTCCCGGTCGGCGAGCACACAGCGCACCCGGTGGTCGACGCCCTCGACGCTCGCCGGGGCGTCGTGTTCGTCGATGCGGTGCAGGCAGGACTCCATCGCCTTCGGACAGCGGTCGGCGAAGTAGCACTTCTCGCCCATCTCGGAGTCGAGCAGGCTCGGCACGTTCCCCTCGATCGGCGAGAGCCGCGGCGCGGGGTCCTCCAAGTCCGGGATCGACCCCAGCAGCCCCTCGGTGTAGGGGTGGACCGGGTTCTCGAACACGTCCTCGAGGGAGCCGCGTTCGACCACCTCGCCGGCGTACATCACGCCGACGCGCTGGCACATCCGCGCGATCACGCCGAGGTTGTGGGTGATGAGCACGACGCTCATCCCCTCCTCGTCCTGCAGGTCCTTCAGCAGGTTCAGGATCTGGGCCTGAATGGTCACGTCCAGCGCCGTCGTCGGTTCGTCGGCGATCAGCACGTCGGGTTCGCCGGCGAGCGCTTGGGCGACCATCGCCCGCTGGAGCATCCCGCCGGAGAACTCGTGGGGGTACTCCTCGGCGCGCTGTTCGGGGTCGGGGATGCCGACCCTGTCGAGCAGTTCGACCGCGCGCTCGTGGCTCTCGTCGCTCACGTAGTCCCGGGAAGGGACAAGCGAGTCGACGAAGTAGCTCGCCAGCCCGTAGCCCTGCGTCCGCGAGCGGGTGCGACGCGGGTTCGCCCGGGCCCGGCGCTGGACCTCGACGGCCTCGGCGATCTGTTCGCCCACCGGGATGGTGGGGTTGAGGCTGCTCATCGGGTCCTGGAAGATGGTGGCGAACGCCGGCCCGCGGAGCCACCGGCGGGTGGCTTCGGGGAGTTGGCGCACGTCCACGTAGTCGCCGTCGACGGCCGACGGGTGTGAGTCGCGGTGTTCGTCGGCCAGTTCGGCGTCGCGGTACCAGACCTCGCCCTCGACGATCCGGCCCGGCGACTCCACGAGGTCGATCAGCGAGAGCGCGGTCACGGACTTGCCCGATCCCGACTCGCCGACGATGCCGAACACTTCACCGTCACGGACGTCGAAGTCGACGCCCTCGACGGCGTTGACCTGCCCCTCCTCCGTGAAGAAGCGTGTCGTGAGGTTCCGTACTTTGAGTAGTTCCTGAGACATATCTAGACACCACCTTCCCCTTCGATCCCGGGGTCGAGCGCGTCACGCAGCCAGTCCCCGACGAGGTTGACACCGATCACGGCGAAGACGATGGCGAGCCCCGGCACGGTGGCGATCCACCACGCCGTCGAGAGGTACGCCCGCCCCTGCGAGATGTCGAAGCCCCACGAGAGGGTCGTCCCCGAGAAGCCGAGGAACGACAGCGAGGACTCCAACAGGATGATCGCCGCGACCTGGATGGTCGCGAGTACGAGGATCGGCGTCGTCGCGTTTGGGAGCACGTGTCGCCCGATGATCCGGGCGTCGCTGGCGCCCAGCGCGCGGGCGGCCTTGACGTACTCCTCCTCACGGATCGAGAGCGCTTCACCCCGGGCGATCCGGGCGAACCATACCCAGTTCACGAGGCCGACGACGACGATGACCGTCCCCGGCAACACGAACGAGTCGGGCATCCCCGTCGACAGCCCGAGCGCCGACCGGACGGGGTCGACCAACCCGAGCATCACGAACGGGTCCGGCACGTCGACGGCCGCCCGGCCCCAGAGGCCGATCAGCGATATCGCCAACACCAGCGAGGGGAACGCCAACGACACGTCCGCGAACCGCATCAGCGCGTCGTCGACCCGGCCGCGGTAGTAGCCCGCGACGAGGCCGACGCTCACGCCGAGTATCGCCGCGAGCGCCGTTCCCAATATCCCCACGAGCATCGACGTGCGGGCGCCGTAGACGGCCCGCGAGTAGACGTCCTGTCCGAGGGAGTTCGTCCCCAGCGGGTGGTCGGCGGTCGCGTTGATCGTCACCGTCTCGTTGACGATCTGGAGCGAGCCGTTGACCATCTCCGAACTGGTCTCCTGTGTGGTGCGGCTGAACCCCATCGGCGGGAGGTTCCCGTTCTCCAAGTTCTGGTCGGTGGGGTTGTGCAGCGCGATGAAGGGGGCGAACCCCGCGACCAGCACCATCGCGAGCACGAGCACGATCCCGATCTTCGCCAGCGCGCTCGACCGGAGCTCCTTGCGGAGGTTCCGGAGCGTCCGCGGCGAGATCATTCGGCGACCACCTGCGGGTCGAGCGACGCGTAGACGGCGTCGACGACGAGGTTCACGATCACGAAGCCGGCGCCGATCACGATCAGCGACGCCTGCAGGATCGGCCAGTCACGCGCGTTGATCGCGTTGATCAGCGTCGTGCCCAGCCCCGGCCACGAGAACACCGACTCGGTGATGACCGCGCCGCCGATCAGCGTCCCCAACTGCAGGCCGAGGACGGTGATGATCGGGATCAGCGTGTTCCGCAGCACGTGTTTGTAGCGGATCAGCGACTCGGGCAGGCCCTTCGCCCGGGTCGCCTGCACGTAGGACTGCCCCAACTCCTCGAGCATCCCCGAGCGGGTGAGCCGCGTGATGAGCGCGGTGAAGTACGTGCCCAGCGTGATCGCCGGCAGCACGATGTGGCGGGCCCACTGGAACATCGCGTCGGCGCCCGCCGAGACCCCTTGGGCGGTCATGATCCGGAACGCCTCGACGAAGCCGAACGCGCGGCCGCTGGTCGGGAACAGCCCGAACTCGACGGACAGCAGCAGCACGAGCATGATCCCGAGCCAGAAGTTCGGCGTCGAGATGCCGACCAGCGAGAACGTCGTCGCGCCGTAGTCCGCCGGCTGGTGGCGCCGCGTGGCGCTGATGACCCCCAGCGGGATCGAGAGCGTGATGGCGACGAGGCTGCTGACGACCGCGAGTTCGATGGTCGCGGGCAGCTTCGTCACGACGATCTGACTCGCCTCGATGCCGGAGATGTAGGAGTAGCCCATGTCCCCCTGCAACAGCTCCCAGAGGTAGTCGAGGTACTGGACGTACAGCGGCTGGTCCAGCCCCAACTCCTCGGCGATCCGCTGGCGAAGCTCGGGGCTGGCGTCCAGCGGCGCGACGGCGTCGACGGGGCTCCCGGGCGTGATAAACCGCAGGAGGAAGACGATGCTGATGACCCCCCACACGACGACGACCCCCTGGAGGCCGCGCTTGAGCAGGAACCGTCCGTACGACATCTATTGTTCGCTCGGCAGGCTCTGTGCCTCGCTGATCAGTCGGTCGAACTCCTCGTCCGACCAGCTCGTGAGGTTCCCGTCGCTGGTCAGCAGCGGGATGAGCGTCTGACTCGCGTCGAACGTCTCGTTCCCCCAGCCCAGCAGGTACCAGTGCGGGTTCGTCTCGAGGTTCCCGTCGGTGACCTCGCTGGCCAGCGCCGAGAAGTCACGCTGGTTCACGCTGGCGGTGACGTTGGGCAGGTCGTCGAGGTAGCCCGCGACCGCTTGTGCGATCTCCACGTCGTTGAGGTAGCGCCCGACGGGGGTGTGGAGTTCGACCTCCACGCCGGCGTAGCCCGACGCCTCGACCAGCGCCTCGGCCTCGTCGGGGTCGTAGGGGTACGGGTCGAGGTCGCCGTTGTAGCCGAAGAAGCCGTCCAGCGTCGGCTGGGCGGTCGGGTCGCCGAACGTGTCGAGGACGTTCTCGATGATGCTCTCTAAGTCGATGGCGTAGTTGACCGCCTGGCGGAACTCCGCGGAGTCGAACGGCTCGACGTCGTAGCGCATCGCGTTGAAGATGACGCGCGTCGACGGCACCGCGGAGATGCTGGTCCCATCGTTGTTCTCGATCCGGCTCACTTCCTGTGGCGGCACGTTGACGATGATGTCGGACTCGTCGGAGAGCAGGGAGTTCACCCGCGTGCTGGCCTCGCTGGAGGCGGTGACCGTGAGCGAACTGATCTCGGCGGCCTCCCGCCAGTAGTTGTCGTTGCGGTTGAACACGACCTGCACGTCCTGCTCGTAGGTCTCCAACACGAACGGCCCGGTGCCGTCGATGTTCTGGTTGACGTAGGAGTTCTCGTTGGCCTCGACCCACGACTTGTTCATGATCGGGCCGTAGCTGGCGAACAGCGAGAACACGATGGGGTTCAGCCCCTCGCTCATCACGTCGACCGCGCGCTCGCCGTCGACGACTTCGGCGCCGGTGACGCCCGCAAGCTGGTCCTGCTGGGGGCTGGCGATCCCGGTGTCGGGGTCGACGATGCGGTTGATCGAGTAGGCGACGTCCTCCGGCGTGAGGTTGTCGCCGGAGTGGAAGGAGACGTTCGAGCGGATCTGGAAGCGGATCAGGCCGTCTTCGATCCGGCTGTAGTCGGTCGCCAGCTTGTTGACGATCCCACCCTCGCGGTCGCGGTCGAGCAGCCCCTCGTAGGCCTGCAGGACGATGTTGTCAGTCGGCGTCTCACGGTGGTCCTGCGGGTCCAGCCCGCTGTCCATCGAGGACTGGTTGATCACCACGTCGTCCCCGCTGTCGGTCGCGGGGCTGATCTCGTAGGCGTCGATGAACTCGTCGGCTCGCGCCTCCCACTCGATGTCGGCGCTCTTGCCGTACACCGAGTACTGTCGGTTCAGGAACACCCAGGGCGACTGATCGTGGGCGCGGCGGTTGGCCCGCTGGAGGTAGCCGTCGCGGGTCTCCGGCTCGGGACGCTCGGTCGGCGTGTCGTCGCCGCCATCGCCGCCGGAGTCCGTCGGCGTGTCGGTGTCGTCCATGTTCTGCTCGCCGTCGGTGTCGGTGCCACCGCCACCACCACAGCCCGCCATGGCGGTCGCCGCGGCCGTGCCGGCGAAGCCGAGGAACTTCCGTCGTCCCACGTTGGGTGTGTCTTTGTCAGACATAGACTGTCGGTCGGGACGGACCGACTTATACCCTGCGCCGGTATGGCATACCAATCAACTGCTCGCCGTCCGTCGAATTCGTGTCCGTTGATAACTACGAACGGCGCAGAACACGTCGATTCCGACCGATAAAAGTCGACGGAAAAGGGCCGTCGTTACTCCTGCTGGGCGTCAACGGCGGCGACGCCGGCGAGGTTGACGATGTCCTTGACTTCGTCGCCGCGCTGCATCACGTGGACGGGCTTGTCCATGCCGACGAGCATCGGCCCGATGGCCTCCGCGCCGCCGAGCCGCTGGAGCAGCTTGTAGGCGATGTTGCCGGCCTCGAGGTTCGGGAAGACGAGCACGTTCGCGGGCTCGTCGAGGTCCGAGAACTCGTAGGTGTCGGTGAGGATCTCCTCGACGACGGCAGTATCGGCTTGCATCTCGCCGTCGACCGGGAAGTCGACCCCGGGGTCGTCACGGAGGCTCGCGGCCGCGTCACGGGGCTTGCGGGTGCCCTCGTTCTCGACGGAGCCGAAGTTCGAGTACGACAGCAGCGCCGCGCGCGGCTCGACGTTGAACCGGCGTGCCAGTTCGGCGGTGTGTTTGGTGATCTCTTCGAGCACCGCCTCGCTGGGGTCCTGGTTCACCGTCGCGTCGGCGACGAACACGACGCGGTTCTTGAACGTCAGCATGTAGACGCCGGCGGCGTACTCGGCGTCCTCGGCGGTGCCGATCACTTCGAGCGGCGGACGCAGCGCCGAGGGGTAGTGGTGGGTCAGCCCCGTCAGGAGCGCGTCGGCGTCGCCCTGCTCGACCATCGCGCTGCCGAGGTAGTTGGTGTCCCGGCGGACCAGTTCGCCGGCCTCGCTCCGGGTGACGCCTTTGCGCTGGCGGAGTTCGTAGAGCCGTTCGGCGTAGGCCTCGGTGTCGTCGGCGCGCGGGTCGACGGTTTCGGGGGTGAAGTCCAGCCCCAACTGGCCGACGATGCGCTCGATCTCCTCGCGGTTGCCGAGCAGCACCGGCTCGGCGATGCCCTGCTCCTGGATCTGGGCGGCCGCGCGCACCATCTTCTCGTCGGCGCCCTCCGCGAGCGCGACGCGCTGTTTGTTCGTCTTGGCCTTGTTGAGCACGACCCGCATCATCTCGCGGGACTTGCCCAGCCGGGCCTCCAGCTCCTCGGCGTACTCGTCCACGTCGATCTCGGTGCGAGCGACGCCCTCCTCCATCGCCGCCTCGGCGACGGCCGGCGCGACCTGAAAGAGCACGCGTGGATCGACGGGCTTCGGGATGACGTACTCCGGACCGTACTGGAGGGGCTGGTCGCCGTAGGCCTTCACGACGGCGTCTGGCACGTCCTGCCGGGCCAGGTCCGCGAGCGCCTCGGCGGCGGCGCGCTTCATGTCCTCTGTGATGCCAGTCGCGCGAACGTCGAGGGCGCCGCGGAACAGGAACGGGAACCCGAGGACGTTGTTGACCTGGTTCGGGTAGTCAGAGCGCCCCGTCGCCATGATCACGGTGTCGTCGCGGGCCGCGCGGGCCTCCTCGTAACCGATCTCCGGTTCGGGGTTGGCCATCGCGAAGATGATGGGGTTGTCCGCCATCGACCGGACCATCTCGGGGGAGACGATGCCGCCGACCGAGAGGCCGACGAACATGTCGGCGCCGTCGATGGCGTCCGCGAGGTCGCCCTCGGGCAGGTCGCGGGCGAACTCCTTTTTGTACTCGTTCACGTCGCCGTTCTCGGCGCGCTCCTCGGTGATGATCCCCGAGGAGTCACACATCGTGATCCTGTCGGGGTCGGCGCCGAGTTCGACGTAGAACCGCGCGGTCGCCAGCGCGGAGGCGCCGGCGCCGGAGAACGTGATCTCCATCTCGGAGATGTCCTTCTCGAGCACGTCGACGGCGTTGAGCAGGCCGGCACCGCTGATGATCGCGGTGCCGTGCTGGTCGTCGTGGAACACGGGGATGTCCATCGACTCCCGGAGTCGCTGCTCGATCTCGAAACACTCGGGCCCGGCGATGTCCTCGAGGTTGATCCCCCCGAACGTCGGCTCCATGGCCTCGACGCACTGGCAGAAGGCGTCCACGTCGGTCTCGTCGAGTTCGATGTCGAACACGTCGATGTCGGCGAAGCGCTTGAACAGTACGCCCTTCCCCTCCATCACGGGTTTCGAGGCCTGGGCGCCGATGTCGCCGAGGCCGAGCACGGCGGTCCCGTTCGAGACGACGCCGACCATGTTCCCCTTGGCGGTGTACTCGTAGGCGCGGTTCTCGTCCTCGGCGATGTCGAGACACGGCGCGGCGACGCCCGGCGAGTACGCCAGCGAGAGGTCACGCTGCGTGTTAGTCGGCTTCGTGGTGGATATCTCGATCTTGCCCGGCGGGTCGACCCGGTGATACTCCCGGGCGTCGTCGTCAAGTCCCATACCCCCGGGTGTTCCGGGGCCGCCAAAAGTCTATCCACTCCCGTCGAAACTCGGTTAGACGATCGTCGAACTCAGTTCTCGACGGTGTCGAACTGGAAGCCGCCCGTTTCGGGCTCCGACCCGTCGCCGTCCCCGGCTTCGTCTCGGGGCGCGGCGTCGCTATCGACCGGGGGTGCGCCGTCACCCGCCTCAGCGGGCGCGTCGGCGGCTGTCAGCCCACCGTCCGTCGCGCCGGCCGCCGGGTCGAGCCCCCCGGTTCCAGCCTCGGTTCCGTCCGGGAGTACCACCGAGACCGGATCGTCCGGCGGCTGTTCCGTGCCGGCCACGCCGATCACGTCGAGGTCCGCGTCGGTCGTCCCCAGCACCGTGAGGTCGTAGCTCGCGAGATACACGACCGTCGCCGCCCGAACTGGGAGCACCGCGAGGAAGCCAACGAGCGTGCAGGCAACGCCGAACCGGACGACCCCGACGGTCTCGACGCCGGCCGAGACGGTGCCGAACAGCGCGACGAGAGTGACGAAGCCGGCGAGGGCGAGCCCCGTGACGACGGTGCCCGCAGCCACCAGCGCCAGGGTGAGCACCGCCGCGGCCACCAGCCCGCGGGTGAGGAGGTAGCCGACGAAGCCGCCGCGCCGGCCCTCGAACGCCCGCCAGAGTCGGCGCCACGACGCCATCGCGCCGACGCCGGTGGCGAGCATCGTCGCGGGCAGCAGCGAGTGTGTCGCGTGGACGACGCCGAGGATACCGACGCAGACGCTGGCCACGACGAGCCCCGTGACGGCGGTGACGGCGATGTCGGCCGGCCCGGCCATCGTTCCGCCGGTGATCGCCAG
It includes:
- a CDS encoding ABC transporter substrate-binding protein, with the protein product MSDKDTPNVGRRKFLGFAGTAAATAMAGCGGGGGTDTDGEQNMDDTDTPTDSGGDGGDDTPTERPEPETRDGYLQRANRRAHDQSPWVFLNRQYSVYGKSADIEWEARADEFIDAYEISPATDSGDDVVINQSSMDSGLDPQDHRETPTDNIVLQAYEGLLDRDREGGIVNKLATDYSRIEDGLIRFQIRSNVSFHSGDNLTPEDVAYSINRIVDPDTGIASPQQDQLAGVTGAEVVDGERAVDVMSEGLNPIVFSLFASYGPIMNKSWVEANENSYVNQNIDGTGPFVLETYEQDVQVVFNRNDNYWREAAEISSLTVTASSEASTRVNSLLSDESDIIVNVPPQEVSRIENNDGTSISAVPSTRVIFNAMRYDVEPFDSAEFRQAVNYAIDLESIIENVLDTFGDPTAQPTLDGFFGYNGDLDPYPYDPDEAEALVEASGYAGVEVELHTPVGRYLNDVEIAQAVAGYLDDLPNVTASVNQRDFSALASEVTDGNLETNPHWYLLGWGNETFDASQTLIPLLTSDGNLTSWSDEEFDRLISEAQSLPSEQ
- a CDS encoding ABC transporter ATP-binding protein, translated to MSQELLKVRNLTTRFFTEEGQVNAVEGVDFDVRDGEVFGIVGESGSGKSVTALSLIDLVESPGRIVEGEVWYRDAELADEHRDSHPSAVDGDYVDVRQLPEATRRWLRGPAFATIFQDPMSSLNPTIPVGEQIAEAVEVQRRARANPRRTRSRTQGYGLASYFVDSLVPSRDYVSDESHERAVELLDRVGIPDPEQRAEEYPHEFSGGMLQRAMVAQALAGEPDVLIADEPTTALDVTIQAQILNLLKDLQDEEGMSVVLITHNLGVIARMCQRVGVMYAGEVVERGSLEDVFENPVHPYTEGLLGSIPDLEDPAPRLSPIEGNVPSLLDSEMGEKCYFADRCPKAMESCLHRIDEHDAPASVEGVDHRVRCVLADREYDPAEALAPAAAPEVSDD
- a CDS encoding ABC transporter permease; amino-acid sequence: MSYGRFLLKRGLQGVVVVWGVISIVFLLRFITPGSPVDAVAPLDASPELRQRIAEELGLDQPLYVQYLDYLWELLQGDMGYSYISGIEASQIVVTKLPATIELAVVSSLVAITLSIPLGVISATRRHQPADYGATTFSLVGISTPNFWLGIMLVLLLSVEFGLFPTSGRAFGFVEAFRIMTAQGVSAGADAMFQWARHIVLPAITLGTYFTALITRLTRSGMLEELGQSYVQATRAKGLPESLIRYKHVLRNTLIPIITVLGLQLGTLIGGAVITESVFSWPGLGTTLINAINARDWPILQASLIVIGAGFVIVNLVVDAVYASLDPQVVAE
- a CDS encoding ABC transporter permease gives rise to the protein MISPRTLRNLRKELRSSALAKIGIVLVLAMVLVAGFAPFIALHNPTDQNLENGNLPPMGFSRTTQETSSEMVNGSLQIVNETVTINATADHPLGTNSLGQDVYSRAVYGARTSMLVGILGTALAAILGVSVGLVAGYYRGRVDDALMRFADVSLAFPSLVLAISLIGLWGRAAVDVPDPFVMLGLVDPVRSALGLSTGMPDSFVLPGTVIVVVGLVNWVWFARIARGEALSIREEEYVKAARALGASDARIIGRHVLPNATTPILVLATIQVAAIILLESSLSFLGFSGTTLSWGFDISQGRAYLSTAWWIATVPGLAIVFAVIGVNLVGDWLRDALDPGIEGEGGV